CTGCAGTGCGTCCATGGTCAGCGCGCCGTCGACTACCAGGACCGCACGGTGTCGGTCGCCGACCTTCTGGCGAACGCACTGCGCATGCGGCCCGATCGACTGGTGGTGGGCGAGATTCGCAGCCCCCGCGAGGCCTATGTGTGTCTGGAGGCGCTCAACACCGGTCACGCCGGGTCGGGAACGACCATTCATGCGAATGGGGCGGCCGACGCCCTAGGACGACTCGAGACGCTGGTGCGCCGCGAGTATCGCGATTTCGCGGCGCGAGAGCTGCGCGAGCCCATTGCGCGCGCATTCGATCTGGTGATCCATGTGGGACGGCTCGCCGACGGCCGTCGCGCAGTGCTTGAGGTCATGGAATTGGCCGGCATGTCCACTGACGAGACCTACGACCTGCGGCCGGTGTTCAGCGCGGAGCGCACGGCCGCCGGCGGCAACATCGTGGGCTTTGAGGCTAGCAATGGCTACGAAGCGGGGCCAAAGGTCCTGGCCAAACTCCGAATGCAGGGCCTGGTCTTGTGAATCTCGCCGTCGTCGCCGCCGCGTCATCCGCGGCCGGCGTCGTTGCGCTTGTGCTGGCGTTTGCGCCGGTCCGCCGGCCCTCCGACTCGCCCGCCCGCAGCTGGGTTCAGCGTCGCCTCAATCCTATTGCCGACTACCTGCATGAAGCCGGAGTGGCGGTGGCGCCACCAATCTTCCTGCTGATCAGCGGCGGGACATTCACGGTTGGGGCGGTCGCCGGTGGACTGGTGGCTCCGCCGCTCGTGCCGGTGGGAGCAATTGTCGGGGCGATCGCTCCTTGGGTGGTACTCCGCACTGCCGTTGGGCGGGCACGGGCGCGCGCCGATCGCGAGGCGCTCGTCCTGCTGCGGTTGCTGGGCGCCCACCTGCGGGCGGGCGCTACCTACATTGAAGCGCTGCGAGCTGCCGCTGAGGGCGTGGCGACGCCGCAGGTGCGAGACGATCTGGCGTGGGTCGCCAATCGGTTCAGGTTGGACCGGCCACTGCATGGGTCGTTGGCTGCGGTCGCTGCGCGGACACCGGGCCGCCACCTGCGCCTGGCCTATCGCGTGCTGGCACGGGCCATCGAGCACGGCGTGGCCGGACGGCGTGCGGTGACCGCGCTCGAGGGCCTTGAGGCGACCGTCGCCGCGAACCTCCGTGCGCACGAGGACCTGCGGGCCAAGACCCGCGGCCTGCGGATTCAGATCGTCGTAGTTGCCGTGGCGATCCCGGTCATTCATCTGTATCTGCGGGGGACGAACCCGGAGTCGTTCACCGTCATGGACGAGCCCTTGGGGCAGTATGTGCTGCTCCCGGGAGCCGTGATGTGTGAAGTTTTCGGGCTGTACCTGTGGCGACGCTTCACTCGAGCGCAAGCATGAGCGGCCCAGCAGTGATTACCGCGATGGCGGCTGCCGGTGCCGTGAGCATTCTGGTGTCCGTCGCGCTCAGCTGGGTCGCCGACTTGTTCGGTGGAGCCCGCCAGCGCCGGGTGCTTCGTTTGACGGAGGCCGACTCCCAGGCCGCGACCCGGCCACCCGCGGGTATGGCCGGCAACATCGGCGCAATGCTCGACGTCGTCGGCCGGCGAATCGGTCGCCATCAGCACCTGGTCAGCGCGCAGGATCTCCGTGACGCAGGCCTTGAGTCGGCGTGGGTGACGCCGCGGACCGTGGTAGCCATGAAGCTGTTGTTTGGCGGGAGCGTGGGCGCGGCGCTAGCCCTTCTGATCCCTTGGGTGCCGGCCATGATGGTGGGCGCGCCAATCGCGGGGCTCCTGGCCTTCGTGGCGCCCTCCATCGTGATCGACGCTCGCAAGGCCTCTCGTCGCAAGCGGATCCTGGCCGAGGTGCCGGACGTGATTGCCGAGTTGCGTGGACTGATCAGCACTGGGATGGGCGTCGAGCGTGCGCTGCACATGTTGGTGGAGGACGACGCGTCGGACGCGGCATCTACCGAGCTGGTCCGTGAGATCCGGCGGACGATGGCCGCTTACGGCCTCGGGGTACCGCTGACCGTGGCCCTCCAAGAGGCGTCCGACCGATTGGGATCACCCGAGTTCGAGGCTTTCGTGCTGGCGATCAAGCAGGCGCGCCGGCTAGGTGCGGAGCTCGAGGCCGTCCTGGATCAGCATGAAGTGGGACTGCGGGCCCAGCGGCAGAATGCTGTCGACGCGGCGGTGGCGTCGCAGGAGGCCAAGGCCCAACTCGTGATCGCTATTTCTTTC
This Chloroflexota bacterium DNA region includes the following protein-coding sequences:
- a CDS encoding type II secretion system F family protein yields the protein MNLAVVAAASSAAGVVALVLAFAPVRRPSDSPARSWVQRRLNPIADYLHEAGVAVAPPIFLLISGGTFTVGAVAGGLVAPPLVPVGAIVGAIAPWVVLRTAVGRARARADREALVLLRLLGAHLRAGATYIEALRAAAEGVATPQVRDDLAWVANRFRLDRPLHGSLAAVAARTPGRHLRLAYRVLARAIEHGVAGRRAVTALEGLEATVAANLRAHEDLRAKTRGLRIQIVVVAVAIPVIHLYLRGTNPESFTVMDEPLGQYVLLPGAVMCEVFGLYLWRRFTRAQA
- a CDS encoding type II secretion system F family protein, whose amino-acid sequence is MSGPAVITAMAAAGAVSILVSVALSWVADLFGGARQRRVLRLTEADSQAATRPPAGMAGNIGAMLDVVGRRIGRHQHLVSAQDLRDAGLESAWVTPRTVVAMKLLFGGSVGAALALLIPWVPAMMVGAPIAGLLAFVAPSIVIDARKASRRKRILAEVPDVIAELRGLISTGMGVERALHMLVEDDASDAASTELVREIRRTMAAYGLGVPLTVALQEASDRLGSPEFEAFVLAIKQARRLGAELEAVLDQHEVGLRAQRQNAVDAAVASQEAKAQLVIAISFLPAFMLLIFVPMLLSIAKGLFG